One part of the Lachnospiraceae bacterium JLR.KK002 genome encodes these proteins:
- the aroC gene encoding chorismate synthase, whose product MAGSTFSTHFKITTWGESHGKGIGVVVDGCPAGLPLEETDIQKFLDRRKPGQSRFTTQRKESDKVEILSGVFEGKTTGTPISLVVFNQDQRSGDYRDIASYYRPGHADYTFDMKYGFRDYRGGGRSSGRETIGRVAAGAIASKILNRLGVSFLTYTRSIGPVSISATPEELLSRNYEQVNSAILSSPLCMPEEHACAKAQEFLETCMKQKNSAGGIIECIITGLPAGVGEPVFDKLDACLAKAIFSIGAVKGFEIGDGFASAASAGSENNDSFEMKNGSPALSTNHAGGILGGISNGAPVIFRAAVKPTPSISAPQNTISRDGKPVEIAIHGRHDPVIVPRAVVVAEAMAALTVLDLMMEHTGSRMASLEQIYQESQRLS is encoded by the coding sequence ATGGCAGGCTCAACATTCAGTACTCATTTTAAAATCACCACCTGGGGGGAATCCCACGGGAAAGGCATCGGCGTGGTAGTTGATGGCTGTCCCGCGGGACTTCCCCTGGAGGAAACAGATATACAGAAATTTCTGGACAGAAGAAAACCGGGACAGTCCAGATTTACCACTCAGAGAAAGGAAAGTGACAAAGTCGAAATCCTTTCCGGCGTATTTGAAGGGAAAACCACCGGAACTCCCATCAGCCTTGTGGTATTTAATCAGGACCAGCGTTCCGGGGATTACAGAGATATTGCTTCTTACTACCGACCGGGACATGCAGATTATACCTTTGATATGAAATACGGGTTCCGGGACTACCGCGGCGGCGGACGTTCCTCCGGCCGGGAAACCATCGGCAGAGTGGCCGCGGGAGCAATTGCCTCTAAAATTCTGAACCGGCTTGGTGTTTCATTTCTGACTTATACCAGATCCATCGGCCCGGTCTCCATATCCGCCACTCCGGAAGAACTCCTTTCCCGGAATTATGAACAGGTAAATTCCGCTATTCTCTCCAGTCCGCTCTGTATGCCGGAAGAACATGCCTGTGCAAAAGCACAGGAATTTCTGGAAACATGTATGAAGCAGAAAAATTCTGCCGGAGGTATCATTGAATGTATCATTACAGGCCTTCCGGCAGGCGTCGGAGAACCTGTTTTCGATAAACTGGACGCCTGCCTGGCCAAAGCCATTTTTTCCATCGGCGCGGTAAAAGGCTTTGAAATCGGCGACGGATTCGCTTCCGCCGCTTCTGCAGGTTCTGAGAATAATGACAGTTTTGAAATGAAAAACGGCAGTCCTGCCCTTTCCACCAACCATGCCGGAGGAATTCTGGGCGGTATCAGCAACGGGGCGCCCGTTATTTTCCGGGCTGCCGTCAAACCTACCCCCTCCATCTCCGCCCCTCAGAATACCATCAGCAGAGATGGAAAACCTGTGGAAATTGCCATTCACGGCAGACATGACCCGGTTATTGTTCCCAGAGCTGTGGTAGTGGCGGAAGCAATGGCAGCACTGACGGTTCTGGATTTGATGATGGAACATACCGGCAGCCGAATGGCTTCTCTGGAACAGA
- the tgt gene encoding tRNA guanosine(34) transglycosylase Tgt, translating to MYKLLKQEGRAKRGEFHTVHGVIQTPVFMNVGTVAAIKGAVSTQDLQQIKTQVQLSNTYHLHVRPGDEVVKELGGLHKFMVWDKPILTDSGGFQVFSLAGLRKIKEEGVYFNSHIDGRKIFMGPEESMQIQSNLASTIAMAFDECPSSVAERSYVEHSVARTTRWLKRCKKEMSRLNEMETTINRQQMLFGINQGAIFDDIRIEHARQIAELDLDGYAIGGLAVGESHQEMYHILDVTVSHLPLEKPTYLMGVGTPANILEGVERGVDFFDCVYPSRNGRHGHLYTNQGKMNLFNRKYERDSRPIEEGCQCPACRHYSRAYIRHLLKAREMLGMRLCVLHNLYFYNTMMEEIREALDQGRFHSYKEEKLYGMGQK from the coding sequence ATGTATAAACTGTTAAAACAGGAAGGCCGGGCCAAACGGGGAGAATTTCATACGGTACATGGGGTAATTCAGACTCCGGTATTTATGAATGTGGGTACGGTTGCGGCTATTAAGGGAGCGGTGTCCACCCAGGATTTACAGCAGATAAAGACACAGGTGCAGTTGTCCAATACCTACCATCTTCATGTACGTCCGGGAGATGAGGTGGTAAAGGAACTGGGGGGCCTGCATAAGTTTATGGTATGGGACAAACCCATTCTGACGGATTCCGGCGGATTTCAGGTGTTTTCTCTGGCAGGACTGCGGAAAATCAAAGAAGAAGGCGTGTATTTCAACTCCCATATTGATGGAAGGAAAATTTTCATGGGCCCGGAGGAGAGTATGCAGATTCAGTCCAATCTGGCCTCCACCATTGCCATGGCTTTTGATGAGTGTCCTTCCAGTGTGGCGGAACGTTCCTATGTGGAACATTCCGTGGCCAGAACCACCCGCTGGCTGAAACGCTGTAAAAAAGAGATGAGCCGGTTAAATGAAATGGAAACCACGATTAACCGGCAGCAGATGCTGTTCGGTATCAATCAGGGGGCAATTTTTGATGATATCCGTATCGAACATGCCAGACAGATTGCAGAACTGGATCTGGACGGATACGCCATCGGCGGGCTGGCAGTGGGAGAGAGCCATCAGGAGATGTACCATATTCTGGATGTGACGGTGTCTCATCTGCCTCTGGAAAAACCCACTTATCTGATGGGGGTGGGAACGCCCGCCAATATTCTGGAAGGAGTGGAGCGGGGCGTGGACTTTTTTGACTGCGTATACCCCAGCCGGAACGGGCGCCACGGCCACCTGTACACGAATCAGGGAAAAATGAACCTGTTCAACCGGAAATATGAAAGAGATTCCAGACCCATAGAGGAAGGCTGCCAGTGTCCGGCCTGCCGCCATTACAGCCGGGCTTATATCCGCCATCTTCTGAAAGCCAGGGAAATGCTGGGAATGCGGCTGTGCGTTCTCCATAATCTGTATTTTTATAATACCATGATGGAGGAAATACGGGAGGCGCTGGACCAGGGGCGGTTCCATTCTTATAAAGAGGAAAAACTGTATGGAATGGGGCAAAAGTAA